A genomic window from Pantoea alhagi includes:
- a CDS encoding glycoside hydrolase family 1 protein: MHYQFPADFWWGSASSAPQSEGESLNFGKSETIWDRWFDEAPTRFHRQVGPAQTSTFYQHWREDIALLKQLRHNTFRTSIAWSRLIPDGRGAVNPEAVRFYNQIIDEMLSQGITPFINLFHFDMPMVMQQAGGWENREVVEAYAQYAQTCFHLFGDRVKHWFTFNEPIVPVEGGYLYDFHYPGVVDFRRAATVAYHTMLAHARAVQLFREGQYPGEIGIILNLTPSYPRSSHPADQQAAHIADLFFNRSFLDPALLGRYPAELVALLEEHQQLPASQPGDRALLAEGRVDLLGINYYQPRRVKCRDSLVNPQSPFMPEWFFDHYAMPGRKMNPYRGWEIYEKGIYDILSNLREHYGNPRCFISENGMGVEDEQRFEQQGQIQDDYRIDFVREHLIWLHRALQEGSHCLGYHMWTFIDNWSWSNAYKNRYGFVQLDLDSQQRRVKKSGEWFARVASEHGFTQHSD; the protein is encoded by the coding sequence ATGCACTATCAGTTTCCCGCAGACTTTTGGTGGGGCAGCGCCAGCAGCGCGCCACAATCTGAAGGCGAAAGCCTGAACTTTGGCAAAAGTGAAACCATCTGGGATCGCTGGTTTGATGAAGCGCCGACCCGTTTTCATCGACAGGTGGGGCCAGCACAGACTTCAACTTTTTATCAGCACTGGCGTGAAGATATTGCCTTGTTGAAACAGTTGCGGCACAACACTTTTCGTACTTCGATTGCCTGGTCACGCCTGATCCCGGACGGGCGCGGCGCGGTTAACCCCGAGGCGGTGCGCTTTTATAATCAAATCATTGACGAGATGTTAAGCCAGGGCATCACGCCCTTTATCAATCTGTTCCATTTTGATATGCCGATGGTGATGCAGCAGGCAGGCGGCTGGGAAAATCGCGAAGTGGTTGAGGCTTATGCGCAATACGCACAAACCTGCTTCCATCTGTTTGGCGATCGGGTGAAACACTGGTTCACCTTTAATGAGCCGATTGTGCCGGTGGAAGGCGGCTATCTGTATGATTTCCATTACCCTGGCGTAGTGGATTTTCGGCGGGCGGCGACGGTGGCCTATCATACTATGCTGGCGCACGCGCGCGCGGTGCAGTTGTTCCGCGAAGGGCAATATCCGGGCGAGATTGGCATAATCCTTAACCTGACGCCCTCTTATCCACGCTCATCGCATCCGGCTGACCAACAGGCGGCGCATATCGCCGATCTCTTTTTTAACCGCAGTTTTCTCGATCCGGCGCTGCTGGGCCGCTATCCGGCAGAGCTGGTTGCGCTGCTGGAAGAGCATCAGCAATTACCTGCCAGCCAGCCCGGCGATCGGGCGCTGCTGGCGGAAGGGCGGGTTGATTTACTGGGTATCAACTACTATCAGCCGCGTCGGGTGAAATGCCGCGATTCGCTGGTTAACCCACAGAGTCCGTTTATGCCGGAGTGGTTTTTCGATCATTATGCGATGCCGGGGCGCAAGATGAATCCCTATCGCGGTTGGGAAATCTACGAAAAGGGTATTTATGACATTCTCAGCAATCTGCGTGAGCATTACGGTAACCCGCGCTGTTTTATTTCTGAAAACGGCATGGGCGTTGAGGATGAGCAGCGCTTTGAGCAGCAGGGACAGATTCAGGATGACTATCGCATCGACTTTGTGCGCGAACATTTAATCTGGCTGCATCGGGCATTGCAGGAGGGATCGCACTGTCTGGGTTATCATATGTGGACCTTTATCGATAACTGGTCATGGAGCAACGCCTATAAAAACCGGTATGGTTTTGTGCAGCTCGATCTTGACAGTCAGCAGCGCCGCGTGAAAAAAAGCGGTGAGTGGTTTGCGCGCGTAGCCAGCGAGCATGGGTTTACGCAACACAGTGATTGA
- a CDS encoding LacI family DNA-binding transcriptional regulator: MASINDVSRLAKVSKATVSRVLSGSRGVKEESRDAVLRAVEKLNYKPNVIAQSLSYQKTHCIGVICATEHVQQATGYLQALEKALSQESKHLLLRFANSAPAVAVAMEELGSGRCDAVMVVGARFALPDEAKQAVLIDCLDGGEGPQLAIDYQFASLTACHYLFSQQRRKIVLFNFSHGEAAGQVLAGYCDALESVALPYNRQLICGQEESVSVALQTLINRHTAFDALLVTDYIKSREAIALLRRYQRQVPQDVMVFSLDGAVPVVGAPEMPQMAWPLDMLAQRALQLISGEQACFPPLRGSLIAP, encoded by the coding sequence ATGGCGAGTATTAACGATGTTTCACGCCTGGCAAAAGTATCAAAAGCCACCGTTTCCCGGGTGCTCAGCGGCAGTCGCGGCGTTAAGGAGGAGAGCCGCGACGCCGTGCTGCGCGCCGTTGAGAAGCTGAATTATAAACCGAACGTCATTGCGCAATCCTTAAGCTATCAGAAAACCCACTGCATCGGCGTGATCTGCGCAACTGAACATGTGCAGCAGGCTACCGGCTATCTGCAGGCGCTGGAAAAGGCGCTGAGCCAGGAGAGTAAACATCTGCTGCTGCGCTTTGCCAACAGCGCGCCAGCGGTTGCGGTTGCGATGGAAGAGCTGGGATCCGGGCGCTGCGATGCGGTGATGGTGGTGGGGGCGCGCTTTGCGCTGCCGGATGAAGCGAAGCAGGCGGTGCTGATTGATTGTCTCGATGGCGGGGAAGGGCCACAGCTGGCCATTGACTACCAGTTCGCCAGCCTGACCGCCTGTCACTACCTTTTCAGCCAGCAGCGGCGCAAAATCGTGCTGTTTAACTTTAGCCACGGTGAGGCGGCAGGACAGGTACTGGCAGGCTATTGCGATGCGCTGGAGAGCGTCGCGCTGCCTTATAACCGTCAGCTTATCTGCGGCCAGGAAGAATCGGTCAGCGTTGCGCTGCAAACCCTTATCAATCGTCATACTGCATTTGATGCCTTACTGGTGACCGACTATATCAAAAGCCGTGAGGCGATTGCGCTGCTGCGTCGCTATCAGCGTCAGGTGCCGCAGGATGTGATGGTATTCAGCCTCGACGGCGCGGTGCCGGTGGTCGGCGCGCCAGAAATGCCACAAATGGCGTGGCCGCTGGATATGCTGGCGCAGCGGGCGTTACAGTTGATCAGCGGGGAGCAGGCCTGTTTTCCTCCGTTGCGTGGCAGCCTGATTGCACCCTGA
- a CDS encoding PTS sugar transporter subunit IIC: MTSLYQGLINIIERKITPLAGAVGQQRHVVAIRDGFVSALPFMIIGSFMLVFIFPPFAADSQWGFARGWLDFSLRYRDQLMLPYYLSMGVMTFFISVGIGASLGRHYKLDPVMTGLLAFMGFLLVAAPYQDGKIATDYFSGQGIFTAILTAIYTSEIYALLKRKNITIRLPKEVSTGVARSFEILIPVIVIVATLHPLNLLVASWSGMIIPQAIMHLLQPLVSASDSLPAVLLSVLICQILWFAGIHGALIVTGIMNPFWLTNLAANQAALEAGQALPHTYLMGFWDFYLLIGGVGSTLPLAFLLLRSRAAHLRTIGKMGIVPSFFNINEPILFGMPIIMNPLFFLPFILVPMINAVFAWTATKLGWVAQVVSMAPWTTPAPIGASWAANWAFSPVIMCLFCMALSALIYLPFVKAWERSLLQQEAEASQSAAASGAGLQTP; encoded by the coding sequence ATGACATCACTTTATCAGGGCTTAATTAATATCATCGAGCGCAAGATTACGCCGCTGGCCGGTGCTGTCGGTCAGCAGCGTCATGTTGTGGCTATCCGTGACGGCTTTGTCTCTGCGCTGCCGTTTATGATAATCGGCTCCTTTATGCTGGTATTTATTTTTCCGCCCTTTGCCGCTGACAGTCAGTGGGGCTTTGCGCGCGGCTGGCTCGATTTCTCGCTGCGCTATCGCGACCAGTTGATGCTGCCGTACTATCTCAGCATGGGCGTGATGACCTTTTTTATCTCGGTTGGCATTGGCGCCAGCCTGGGACGACACTACAAGCTCGATCCGGTAATGACCGGTCTACTGGCCTTTATGGGGTTTTTGCTGGTGGCCGCGCCTTATCAGGATGGTAAAATCGCCACCGACTATTTCTCCGGCCAGGGGATCTTTACCGCCATCCTTACCGCTATCTATACCAGCGAAATTTATGCGCTGCTGAAGCGGAAAAATATCACTATTCGCCTGCCGAAAGAGGTGTCGACCGGGGTTGCGCGCTCGTTTGAAATTTTGATTCCGGTGATCGTGATTGTCGCCACGCTGCATCCGCTTAATTTGCTGGTGGCCTCCTGGAGCGGCATGATCATTCCACAGGCGATTATGCATCTGTTGCAGCCGCTGGTTTCTGCCTCCGATTCCCTGCCGGCGGTGCTGCTTTCGGTGCTGATTTGCCAGATCCTCTGGTTTGCCGGTATCCACGGCGCGCTGATTGTCACCGGCATTATGAATCCCTTCTGGCTTACCAACCTGGCCGCCAACCAGGCGGCGCTGGAAGCGGGGCAGGCTCTGCCGCACACCTACCTGATGGGCTTCTGGGATTTCTATCTGTTGATTGGCGGCGTCGGCTCCACGCTGCCGCTGGCGTTTCTGCTGCTACGAAGCCGGGCAGCGCACCTGCGTACCATTGGCAAAATGGGCATCGTGCCAAGCTTCTTTAATATCAATGAACCGATTCTGTTCGGCATGCCGATTATCATGAACCCGCTCTTTTTTCTGCCATTTATTCTGGTGCCGATGATCAATGCCGTATTTGCCTGGACCGCCACCAAACTGGGCTGGGTGGCGCAGGTGGTTTCAATGGCGCCCTGGACGACGCCTGCGCCGATTGGCGCTTCCTGGGCGGCAAACTGGGCGTTTAGTCCGGTAATAATGTGTCTGTTCTGTATGGCACTTTCCGCTCTGATCTATCTGCCGTTTGTTAAGGCGTGGGAGCGTAGTCTGTTACAGCAGGAAGCAGAGGCCAGTCAAAGCGCAGCGGCGTCCGGCGCCGGATTGCAAACCCCATAA
- a CDS encoding PTS sugar transporter subunit IIB, with amino-acid sequence MYKIMLCCSAGMSTSMLVKKMQDEVANRGLEAEIAAFSATEFDERFACYDVVLLGPQVKYMQESLAAKTVSEGIPVATINMMDYGTMRGDKVLDYALQLIEQKGVA; translated from the coding sequence ATGTATAAAATTATGCTTTGCTGTTCCGCCGGAATGTCTACCAGCATGCTGGTAAAGAAAATGCAGGATGAAGTCGCAAATCGTGGGCTGGAAGCGGAAATCGCCGCCTTCAGCGCCACCGAGTTTGATGAACGTTTTGCCTGTTATGACGTGGTGCTGCTGGGACCGCAGGTAAAATATATGCAGGAAAGCCTGGCGGCGAAAACCGTCAGCGAAGGCATCCCGGTTGCCACCATCAACATGATGGATTACGGCACGATGCGCGGTGATAAAGTACTGGATTATGCGCTACAGCTGATTGAGCAGAAAGGGGTGGCATAA